A window of the Streptomyces sp. NBC_01351 genome harbors these coding sequences:
- a CDS encoding TetR/AcrR family transcriptional regulator, with the protein MGRRKDQEARRAELGEAAQRALLSRGLEGLRLKDVAAEAGVTPAAVLYYYGDLDELMYETFQQAMERFCREREQAAEGLPDARRRLAGCISSGVATGPDDLLPRLLFEYWPRSLRDPKAAALDSALTERQVAVYYGILVLGESQGHFRLTDSPRLLAASLVAMEDGYQMEILAGRRTRSEVLAALHAYARVVTGYDPGEETP; encoded by the coding sequence GTGGGGCGACGCAAGGACCAGGAGGCGCGGCGCGCCGAGCTCGGCGAGGCGGCGCAGCGCGCACTGCTCAGCCGCGGGCTGGAGGGGCTGCGCCTCAAGGACGTGGCGGCCGAGGCCGGAGTCACGCCGGCCGCCGTCCTGTACTACTACGGCGACCTCGACGAGCTGATGTACGAGACCTTCCAGCAGGCCATGGAACGCTTCTGCCGCGAGCGCGAGCAGGCCGCCGAAGGGCTGCCGGACGCCCGTCGGCGCCTGGCCGGCTGCATCTCCTCCGGCGTGGCCACGGGCCCCGACGACCTGTTGCCCCGGCTGCTCTTCGAGTACTGGCCGCGCAGCCTGCGCGACCCCAAGGCGGCTGCCCTGGACAGTGCGCTGACCGAACGCCAGGTCGCGGTCTACTACGGGATCCTGGTCCTGGGGGAGTCGCAGGGGCACTTCCGGCTGACCGACTCGCCGCGGCTGCTCGCGGCGAGCCTCGTCGCCATGGAGGACGGCTACCAGATGGAGATCCTCGCGGGCCGCCGCACCCGCTCCGAGGTCCTCGCCGCGCTGCACGCCTACGCCCGCGTCGTCACCGGATACGACCCGGGCGAGGAGACTCCGTAG
- a CDS encoding APC family permease, which produces MTTTARHQDPAAAPPGKGLRPGTVGLLGSVALGLSSVAPAYSIAVTLGFVTVVAQTAAPAALLLGFLPVLLTAYAFRELNREMPDCGTTFVWTTRAFGPFAGWLSGGWVVQCATLIAMTALARVGAGYLLGLLGLDALADNALAVTATAVLLIALVTLVARRGLQLAASVQYALLGLQLLALLAFGVAALSRDGAATPSLSWFDPFAFDGFGPFAEAVLLCLFIYWGWDALITVNEETTDSTRTPGRAAVLSTVILLATYLFTAVAAISYAGAGATGSGLGNPDNAPDVLAALAPSVLGEALAKVVELAVCVSAVSALLTCVVGSARGTLSMATHQALPRRFTRIHPRHGTPSFGTVFFGSAAALLLTLLTLVSADFLGDAILSVGLLIALYYGVTGLACAWHFRHGLRGSVRDLVLKGVMPLAGGLMMLAAFARTAYDMVDPAYGSTSFGGIGGVFLLGAGSIALGAVVTLVVATRFPRFFREGRSAVAALTVKDN; this is translated from the coding sequence ATGACGACCACCGCGAGACACCAGGACCCAGCGGCGGCACCACCCGGCAAAGGCCTGCGGCCCGGGACGGTGGGCCTGCTCGGGTCGGTCGCCCTCGGCCTGTCCTCCGTCGCCCCGGCCTACTCGATCGCCGTCACCCTCGGCTTCGTCACCGTGGTCGCCCAGACCGCCGCACCGGCCGCCCTGCTGCTCGGATTCCTCCCGGTGCTGCTCACCGCCTACGCCTTCCGCGAGCTGAACCGGGAGATGCCCGACTGCGGCACCACCTTCGTCTGGACCACCCGCGCCTTCGGCCCCTTCGCGGGCTGGCTCTCCGGCGGCTGGGTCGTCCAGTGCGCCACCCTCATCGCGATGACCGCCCTAGCCAGGGTCGGCGCCGGATACCTGCTCGGGCTGCTCGGCCTCGACGCGCTCGCCGACAACGCCCTGGCGGTCACCGCAACGGCCGTCCTGCTGATCGCGCTCGTCACTCTGGTCGCCCGCCGCGGACTGCAGCTCGCGGCCTCCGTCCAGTACGCGCTGCTCGGCCTCCAGCTGCTGGCGCTGCTCGCCTTCGGCGTCGCCGCGCTCTCCCGGGACGGCGCCGCCACCCCCTCGCTCTCCTGGTTCGATCCGTTCGCCTTCGACGGCTTCGGGCCGTTCGCCGAGGCGGTGCTGCTCTGCCTGTTCATCTACTGGGGCTGGGACGCCCTGATCACGGTCAACGAAGAGACCACCGACAGCACCCGCACCCCCGGCCGGGCCGCCGTACTGTCCACCGTGATCCTGCTCGCCACCTACCTGTTCACCGCCGTGGCCGCGATCTCCTACGCCGGCGCCGGCGCCACGGGCAGCGGTCTCGGCAACCCCGACAACGCCCCCGACGTCCTCGCGGCCCTGGCCCCCTCCGTCCTCGGCGAGGCACTCGCCAAGGTCGTCGAGCTGGCGGTCTGCGTCTCCGCCGTCTCCGCGCTGCTCACCTGCGTCGTCGGCAGCGCCCGCGGCACCCTCTCGATGGCCACGCACCAGGCCCTGCCCCGGCGGTTCACCCGGATCCACCCGCGCCACGGCACCCCGAGCTTCGGCACCGTCTTCTTCGGATCGGCCGCGGCCCTCCTGCTCACCCTGCTGACCCTGGTCTCCGCGGACTTCCTCGGGGACGCGATCCTCTCCGTCGGCCTGCTCATCGCCCTGTACTACGGCGTCACCGGCCTGGCCTGCGCCTGGCACTTCCGCCACGGCCTGCGCGGCTCCGTCCGGGACCTGGTGCTCAAGGGCGTCATGCCCCTCGCGGGAGGCCTGATGATGCTCGCCGCCTTCGCCCGGACCGCCTACGACATGGTCGACCCCGCCTACGGCTCCACCTCCTTCGGGGGCATCGGCGGGGTCTTCCTGCTCGGTGCCGGATCCATCGCGCTCGGCGCGGTCGTCACGCTCGTCGTCGCCACCCGGTTCCCCCGCTTCTTCCGCGAAGGCCGCAGCGCCGTCGCCGCACTCACCGTCAAGGACAACTGA
- a CDS encoding carbon-nitrogen hydrolase family protein: MRTLAIAALQTTPVPYDLEATWERYADRVRAVRATFAHVRLVVVPELLLAAEAPLLQARSDWMHEAAVTVPGPLTDRICALARETELWLVPGTLYERAADGRIHNTAIAVSPEGEIAAVYRKVFPWQPYETTAPGGEFVVFDLPGIGRAGLAICYDGSFPETARQLAWLGAEIIIQPTLTTTRDREMELVCARANAWTNQVYVVNVNGADPAAVGASAIVDPEGIVRQQAGGGEEVLVDVLDLDAVTRVRTHGSAGLNRPWEQLARYGSTIHLPAYGATFQPVPR, from the coding sequence ATGCGCACCCTCGCCATCGCCGCCCTGCAGACCACTCCCGTCCCCTACGACCTCGAAGCCACCTGGGAGCGCTACGCCGACCGCGTCCGCGCGGTCCGCGCCACCTTCGCGCACGTCCGGCTCGTCGTGGTCCCGGAACTGCTGCTCGCCGCCGAAGCCCCGCTGCTCCAGGCCCGGTCCGACTGGATGCACGAGGCCGCCGTCACCGTCCCCGGCCCGCTCACCGACCGGATCTGCGCCCTGGCCCGCGAGACGGAGCTGTGGCTCGTCCCCGGCACCCTCTACGAGCGGGCGGCCGACGGCCGGATCCACAACACCGCGATCGCCGTCTCCCCGGAGGGCGAGATCGCCGCCGTCTACCGCAAGGTCTTCCCCTGGCAGCCGTACGAGACCACCGCGCCCGGGGGCGAGTTCGTGGTCTTCGACCTGCCCGGCATCGGCCGCGCGGGGCTGGCCATCTGCTATGACGGCTCCTTCCCGGAGACCGCCCGCCAACTCGCCTGGCTCGGCGCCGAGATCATCATCCAGCCGACCCTCACCACGACGCGGGACCGCGAGATGGAGCTGGTCTGCGCCCGCGCCAACGCCTGGACGAACCAGGTCTACGTGGTCAACGTCAACGGAGCCGACCCGGCGGCGGTCGGCGCCAGCGCCATCGTGGACCCGGAGGGGATCGTCCGCCAGCAGGCGGGCGGCGGAGAGGAGGTGCTCGTCGACGTCCTCGACCTCGACGCCGTCACCCGGGTGCGCACCCACGGCAGCGCGGGCCTCAACCGCCCTTGGGAGCAGCTCGCCCGCTACGGCTCCACCATCCACCTCCCCGCCTACGGAGCGACCTTCCAGCCCGTGCCGCGGTGA
- a CDS encoding DUF2264 domain-containing protein: MTIPGLPADDRELSPYTGYARDHWEAAADGLLRAAWRWATPSGALLDLPGRPSASGVRSDGLEGYARTFLAAAFRVAGADGKDPYGWLDRYAEGLAAGTRTPGRDDAESWPAVLDCHVQGQPMVEAASVALGLRLTGTWLWDRLDSGVQDRAERWLRGALRHLPSPNNWYLFPLTVAGFLESVGRGDAETAGARRRGLDLLEGWYRGQGWYADGDGRAFDHYNGWALHLYPVLDAHLAGGAGGAETAGPHGDRLREHLDGLSLLFGADGAPVHFGRSLTYRFASASAVGLGAVTGHTPLTPGTSRRLLSGSLRYFLDRGAVDADGLLTLGWHGPHEATLQPYSGPASPYWASKAFVCLLAPAGHPLWTAPEAPAPSEGPDRVLALAAPGLLLQSTRADGIVRLHNHGSDHVGPAQGESAAEEDPLYARQAYSTRTGPTAYSNAPDNHLGVEVAGARSARRRIHPLGAGQGDGWGWAGSWHLPVFGSGPATVPGLRVESVIVARGPYELRVHRVLGAPPGARVHQTGWATGPAETLRSELHPLHGWSGADAVRAPAGTAYTASARMPRLSADAEGTALYACLARLTDDARTPPASPLAEAVAGVEAVGAEAVEVRWADDGSLTRIRFGPLTVDEGP, from the coding sequence ATGACGATCCCCGGACTTCCCGCCGACGACCGCGAGTTGAGCCCGTACACCGGCTACGCGCGCGACCACTGGGAGGCCGCCGCCGACGGGCTGCTGCGCGCGGCCTGGCGCTGGGCCACACCGAGCGGGGCCCTGCTCGACCTGCCGGGACGGCCTTCCGCCTCCGGGGTCCGCTCCGACGGGCTCGAAGGGTACGCCCGTACCTTCCTCGCCGCCGCCTTCCGGGTCGCGGGCGCCGACGGCAAGGACCCGTACGGCTGGCTCGACCGGTACGCGGAGGGGCTGGCGGCCGGCACCCGCACACCCGGCCGCGACGACGCCGAGTCCTGGCCCGCCGTGCTCGACTGCCACGTCCAGGGCCAGCCGATGGTCGAAGCCGCGTCCGTCGCTCTCGGGCTGCGGCTGACCGGCACCTGGCTGTGGGACCGCCTCGACAGCGGCGTACAGGACCGGGCCGAGCGGTGGCTGCGCGGAGCCCTCAGGCACCTGCCCTCTCCCAACAACTGGTACCTCTTCCCCCTCACCGTGGCCGGATTCCTGGAATCGGTGGGGCGAGGGGACGCGGAGACCGCCGGGGCGCGCCGACGCGGACTCGACCTGCTGGAGGGCTGGTACCGGGGCCAGGGCTGGTACGCGGACGGCGACGGACGGGCCTTTGACCACTACAACGGCTGGGCCCTGCACCTGTATCCCGTCCTCGACGCCCACCTCGCGGGCGGAGCGGGCGGAGCGGAGACCGCCGGCCCGCACGGCGACCGGCTGCGCGAACACCTGGACGGCCTCTCCCTGCTCTTCGGGGCCGACGGCGCGCCCGTCCACTTCGGGCGCTCCCTCACCTACCGCTTCGCCTCCGCCTCCGCCGTGGGCCTCGGCGCGGTCACCGGCCACACGCCGCTCACCCCGGGCACCTCGCGCAGGCTGCTGAGCGGATCCCTGCGCTACTTCCTCGACCGCGGCGCGGTCGACGCCGACGGGCTGCTCACCCTCGGCTGGCACGGCCCGCACGAGGCGACGCTCCAGCCCTACTCCGGACCCGCATCGCCGTACTGGGCGTCCAAGGCCTTCGTCTGCCTGCTCGCGCCGGCCGGCCACCCGCTGTGGACCGCGCCCGAGGCGCCCGCGCCGAGCGAGGGCCCCGACCGCGTACTGGCCCTGGCCGCCCCCGGCCTCCTGCTGCAGAGCACCCGCGCGGACGGGATCGTACGCCTGCACAATCACGGCAGCGATCACGTCGGCCCGGCCCAGGGCGAATCGGCGGCCGAGGAGGACCCGCTGTACGCCCGCCAGGCCTACTCCACCCGGACCGGGCCGACCGCGTACTCCAACGCCCCCGACAACCACCTCGGCGTGGAAGTGGCCGGCGCGCGCAGCGCCCGCCGCCGCATCCACCCGCTCGGGGCCGGGCAGGGCGACGGCTGGGGCTGGGCCGGCTCCTGGCACCTGCCGGTCTTCGGCAGCGGCCCGGCCACCGTGCCCGGACTGCGCGTGGAGAGCGTCATCGTGGCCAGGGGACCGTACGAGCTGCGCGTCCACCGGGTGCTCGGCGCACCGCCGGGCGCCCGCGTCCACCAGACGGGCTGGGCCACGGGCCCCGCCGAAACCCTGCGCTCCGAGCTGCACCCGCTGCACGGCTGGTCCGGGGCGGACGCGGTGCGGGCGCCCGCCGGGACCGCCTACACCGCGTCGGCCCGGATGCCGAGGCTCTCGGCCGACGCGGAGGGAACCGCCCTCTACGCCTGCCTCGCCAGGCTCACGGACGATGCGCGGACACCGCCGGCGTCGCCCCTGGCCGAAGCGGTCGCCGGGGTGGAGGCGGTCGGGGCCGAAGCCGTCGAGGTGCGCTGGGCGGACGACGGATCGCTGACCCGGATCCGCTTCGGGCCGCTCACCGTGGACGAGGGCCCGTAG
- a CDS encoding rodlin, producing MIKKMMATAAATASILGAGAAVAAPAMAIGNDNGINSVNGNNAQQVYGNQKTHGDLSPQLGLVQGTLNKPCIGLPAKLNAQSILAAVNVGVQDINVLSNPQNQQCTENSTQAKGDEPLSHLLSNIPVLSGNVSAGS from the coding sequence ATGATCAAGAAGATGATGGCCACCGCTGCCGCCACCGCGTCCATCCTCGGCGCGGGCGCTGCCGTCGCCGCACCGGCCATGGCCATCGGCAACGACAACGGCATCAACAGCGTCAACGGCAACAACGCCCAGCAGGTCTACGGCAACCAGAAGACCCACGGCGACCTGAGCCCGCAGCTCGGCCTGGTCCAGGGCACCCTGAACAAGCCCTGCATCGGCCTGCCCGCCAAGCTCAACGCGCAGTCGATCCTTGCCGCGGTCAACGTCGGCGTCCAGGACATCAACGTCCTGTCGAACCCGCAGAACCAGCAGTGCACCGAGAACTCCACCCAGGCCAAGGGCGACGAGCCGCTCTCGCACCTCCTCAGCAACATCCCGGTCCTCTCCGGCAACGTCTCGGCCGGCAGCTGA
- a CDS encoding serine hydrolase domain-containing protein: MSDLRRLLESHVEAGPMPGAVALVGRGEDVEVAAVGSLDTAGTAPMARDSLFRIASLTKPVTAAAAMMLIEDGVLALDAPVTRWLPELAAPVVVRTPSSPLHDVVPAEGPITVADLLTFRAGYGFPADFSLPAVAPLFTELKQGLPQPGQTAAPDEWMATLARIPLLHQPGRAWLYNTSSDILGVLIARAAGAPLPEFLAARVFAPLGMRDTAFAVPPGQLHRFTSCYRGEALDLVDAPDGEWSALPAFPSGAGGLVSTADDLHAFGRMLLAGGTYEGRRLLSPDSVRQMTTDHLTAAQREAGELFLEGQGWGFGGSVDVTRRAPWNSPGRYGWIGGTGTAAHVVPTTGTVMVLLTQRELTGATPPRLMREFWTYAAGRA; the protein is encoded by the coding sequence ATGAGCGACCTGCGCAGACTTCTGGAATCGCACGTCGAGGCCGGACCGATGCCCGGCGCCGTGGCCCTGGTGGGCCGTGGGGAAGACGTCGAAGTGGCGGCCGTCGGCTCCCTCGACACGGCAGGCACCGCCCCCATGGCACGGGACTCCCTGTTCCGGATCGCCTCCCTGACCAAGCCGGTGACCGCCGCGGCCGCGATGATGCTGATCGAGGACGGCGTGCTCGCCCTCGACGCGCCCGTGACCCGCTGGCTCCCGGAGCTCGCGGCGCCCGTGGTCGTCCGTACGCCTTCCTCACCGCTCCACGACGTCGTCCCCGCCGAGGGCCCGATCACCGTCGCCGACCTCCTCACATTCCGTGCCGGGTACGGCTTCCCGGCCGACTTCTCGCTGCCGGCCGTGGCGCCGCTGTTCACCGAGCTGAAGCAGGGGCTGCCGCAGCCCGGGCAGACCGCGGCGCCCGATGAGTGGATGGCGACCCTGGCCCGCATCCCGCTGCTCCACCAGCCGGGACGGGCCTGGCTGTACAACACGAGCTCCGACATCCTCGGCGTGCTCATCGCCCGCGCCGCCGGAGCGCCGCTCCCGGAGTTCCTGGCCGCACGCGTCTTCGCGCCGCTCGGCATGCGGGACACGGCCTTCGCCGTCCCGCCGGGGCAACTCCACCGGTTCACCAGCTGCTACCGGGGCGAGGCACTGGACCTGGTCGACGCCCCCGACGGGGAGTGGAGCGCCCTCCCCGCGTTCCCTTCCGGCGCGGGCGGACTGGTATCCACCGCCGACGACCTCCACGCCTTCGGCCGGATGCTGCTCGCCGGGGGCACGTACGAAGGCCGCCGCCTCCTCTCGCCGGACTCGGTACGCCAGATGACCACCGATCACCTCACCGCCGCCCAACGCGAGGCGGGCGAGCTGTTCCTGGAGGGCCAGGGCTGGGGATTCGGCGGCTCGGTCGACGTGACCCGCCGCGCCCCCTGGAACTCGCCGGGACGCTACGGCTGGATCGGCGGCACCGGCACCGCCGCCCACGTGGTCCCGACCACGGGCACCGTCATGGTGCTCCTCACCCAACGCGAACTCACCGGCGCGACGCCGCCCCGGCTCATGCGCGAGTTCTGGACGTACGCGGCAGGCAGGGCGTGA
- a CDS encoding GNAT family N-acetyltransferase, with protein sequence MKIIDLEPGDPRLIEDLLPVLRELRPHLTEKLFLEILGEAQGQGLRFTAAYDEGGVCVGAAGWRVVANTHLVRKLYVDDLVTASTARSGGVGHALLGHLEEHARAAGCAALTLDSGTQRADAHRFYFRERMAVTAFSFEKPLG encoded by the coding sequence ATGAAGATCATTGACCTTGAGCCCGGCGACCCGCGACTGATCGAGGACCTGCTCCCCGTCCTGCGTGAACTGCGCCCCCATCTCACCGAGAAGCTGTTCCTCGAAATCCTCGGTGAGGCACAGGGCCAGGGGCTGCGCTTCACCGCCGCGTACGACGAGGGCGGCGTGTGCGTGGGCGCTGCCGGCTGGCGCGTCGTCGCCAACACCCACCTGGTCCGCAAGCTGTACGTCGACGACCTCGTCACCGCCTCCACCGCCCGTTCGGGCGGCGTGGGCCACGCGCTGCTCGGGCACCTGGAGGAGCACGCCCGGGCGGCCGGGTGCGCCGCGCTCACGCTCGACTCCGGGACCCAGCGGGCCGACGCGCACCGCTTCTACTTCCGCGAGCGGATGGCCGTGACCGCCTTCAGCTTCGAAAAGCCGCTCGGCTGA
- a CDS encoding PhzF family phenazine biosynthesis protein — protein sequence MRIHIVDAFTTRPFAGNPAGVCLLPAGPWPQDSWLRRIAAELNHPETAFALPLPAGGDGGDAAEWEIRWFTPLVEANLCGHATLATAHTLRREGLLTGGSVRFRSRFNGVLIAHAGEGGEFTLDFPAAPAHAVPVPEGLADALGVRPEGTFRTGALGDLLTVLPDEAAVRALRPDLAAIAALTVREGLRGVIVTAVAAETGQGHDFVSRFFAPANGIPEDPVTGSAHTSLAPFWSARMGGRTELVGFQASARTGLVRTALRGDRVLLSGHAVTVLEATLTA from the coding sequence ATGCGCATCCACATCGTTGACGCCTTCACCACTCGCCCCTTCGCCGGAAACCCCGCCGGGGTGTGTCTGCTCCCGGCCGGGCCCTGGCCGCAGGACTCCTGGCTGCGGCGGATCGCCGCCGAGCTGAACCATCCGGAGACGGCCTTCGCGCTGCCGCTCCCGGCCGGGGGCGACGGCGGGGACGCGGCCGAGTGGGAGATCCGTTGGTTCACCCCGTTGGTCGAAGCCAATCTGTGCGGCCATGCCACATTGGCCACGGCCCACACGCTGCGCCGCGAGGGGCTGTTGACCGGCGGCTCGGTGCGGTTCCGCAGCCGGTTCAACGGAGTGCTGATCGCGCACGCCGGGGAGGGCGGGGAATTCACGCTGGACTTCCCCGCCGCCCCCGCGCACGCGGTACCCGTCCCCGAGGGCCTCGCCGACGCGCTGGGGGTGCGGCCCGAGGGCACCTTCCGTACCGGCGCGCTGGGCGATCTGCTCACCGTGCTGCCCGACGAGGCCGCCGTACGGGCGCTTCGCCCCGACCTCGCGGCGATCGCGGCGCTGACCGTGCGCGAAGGGCTGCGCGGGGTCATCGTCACTGCGGTCGCGGCGGAGACCGGGCAGGGCCACGACTTCGTCTCCCGCTTCTTCGCGCCCGCCAACGGGATACCCGAGGACCCGGTCACCGGCAGTGCCCACACCTCGCTGGCGCCCTTCTGGTCGGCGCGGATGGGCGGCCGCACCGAACTCGTCGGCTTCCAGGCCTCGGCACGTACCGGCCTGGTCAGGACCGCGCTGCGCGGGGACCGCGTGCTGCTCTCCGGGCATGCGGTCACCGTGCTCGAGGCGACCCTGACGGCCTGA
- a CDS encoding D-alanyl-D-alanine carboxypeptidase family protein gives MRRVKVWTPILLLLGGAFVGAQLLRPLPEPKFVAAEPVHALDGQFSIPWPAQGQGAVRVPGSGDIGTFGEQKPVPTASVAKVMTAYVILKGHPLRGKADAGPSIEVDAKAVADGTAESESRIEGLTAGTKFSQQDMLKMLMIPSGNNVARLLARWDAGTNDETAFVAKMNAAAAELGMKDTVYTDPSGLDAATVSTAVDQLKLAEAVMKDEAFRAVVAMPNATVKGLPKPIYNNNDSLLTAAGLSIRGIKTGSSTPAGGTLMWAAYKSVGDETPLVLGTMMDQHADGPDPDGRDSLVLVKENSRKVIEAVRAALAASPAVRKGQTVGYLDDGLGGRTPLVATKDLNVIGVPGQRMRLSLGAGAGAVPHAATDGAEVGVLTVGDGDGAKSVPVAVRGDLAEPSFGTRLTRLR, from the coding sequence GTGCGGCGCGTCAAGGTGTGGACGCCGATCCTCCTGCTCCTCGGCGGCGCCTTCGTCGGGGCGCAGCTGCTGCGGCCGCTGCCCGAGCCGAAGTTCGTCGCGGCCGAGCCCGTGCACGCCCTCGACGGGCAGTTCTCCATCCCCTGGCCCGCCCAGGGGCAGGGGGCCGTCCGCGTCCCGGGATCCGGGGACATCGGCACCTTCGGCGAGCAGAAGCCCGTCCCGACGGCCAGTGTCGCCAAGGTGATGACCGCCTACGTGATCCTCAAGGGCCACCCGCTGCGCGGCAAGGCTGACGCGGGGCCCTCCATCGAGGTCGACGCGAAGGCAGTGGCGGACGGCACCGCCGAGAGCGAGTCCCGGATCGAGGGGCTCACCGCCGGTACGAAGTTCAGCCAGCAGGACATGCTCAAGATGCTCATGATCCCCTCGGGCAACAACGTGGCCCGGCTGCTCGCCCGGTGGGACGCCGGCACCAACGACGAGACGGCGTTCGTCGCGAAGATGAACGCCGCCGCCGCGGAACTCGGCATGAAGGACACCGTGTACACCGACCCCAGCGGTCTGGACGCGGCCACCGTCAGCACCGCCGTCGATCAGCTCAAGCTCGCCGAGGCCGTCATGAAGGACGAGGCGTTCCGCGCGGTCGTCGCGATGCCCAACGCCACCGTCAAGGGCTTGCCCAAACCGATCTACAACAACAACGACAGCCTGCTCACGGCGGCCGGCCTGAGCATCAGGGGCATCAAGACCGGTTCGAGCACGCCGGCCGGCGGGACGCTGATGTGGGCGGCGTACAAGTCCGTCGGCGACGAGACCCCCCTGGTGCTCGGCACGATGATGGACCAGCACGCGGACGGCCCGGACCCGGACGGCCGGGACAGCCTGGTGCTGGTGAAGGAGAACAGCAGGAAGGTGATCGAGGCCGTGCGGGCTGCGCTGGCCGCTTCCCCGGCCGTCCGCAAGGGGCAGACGGTCGGGTACCTGGACGACGGGCTCGGCGGCCGTACCCCGCTCGTGGCCACCAAGGACCTGAACGTGATCGGCGTACCCGGGCAGCGGATGCGGCTCTCCCTCGGGGCCGGCGCCGGGGCCGTCCCGCATGCCGCGACGGACGGGGCCGAGGTCGGCGTGCTCACGGTGGGCGACGGGGACGGGGCCAAGAGCGTGCCGGTGGCGGTGCGGGGCGACCTGGCCGAGCCGTCGTTCGGGACCAGGCTCACCCGCCTGCGGTAG
- a CDS encoding serine/threonine-protein kinase, which translates to MNGDVAGGVFQPLEGDDPPMVAGYRIAARLGSGGMGKVYLSHTPGGRPVAIKVIRPEFAEDPEFRRRFRQEVQSAQRVQGLYTAPVMDSDTDGPNPWLATAYVPGPTLSAAVAEHGPLPAGTILMLVAGIAEALQVIHGAGIVHRDLKPSNVLLAADGPRVIDFGIARAADATSLTASGVAVGTPAFMAPEQAAGRAISGATDIFALGQVAAYAALGAPAYGDGPSHGVLYRIVHEEPDLSGIPAELRPLITRCLVKDPAGRASLTEILDLCRTAADQTQLRRPEDWLPGGVAAGISNRQEVPAPVPTTSVPTAPTTPPAAANTAQAVPPPAPTHAPQQPTVPTAANGYPSSGAHPTVHPTSPPGRPGTPPGPHGYGPPGAFGPPQATYAPRPAAAPVQMPVIQMQMPQPPKPRNRTAIILVSVFGGLFLLLAGCGAILNAIGDSTTSRDSLGGASPTGSATAGGQPRPDPQPIVSKDFKLTSNYHLKFADDVLEPHDSTKDDFYYYCAFQDCSFGVSTAKLARLDSGTEGSLQACRQETRFASKIPVEALSKGGAMCVKTEEGTIALVVYKGSSAKNDPSKYVTLDITVWRGAARKD; encoded by the coding sequence ATGAACGGGGACGTGGCGGGCGGAGTCTTCCAGCCATTGGAGGGCGATGATCCGCCGATGGTGGCGGGCTACCGGATCGCCGCCAGGCTCGGCTCCGGCGGCATGGGGAAGGTCTACCTGTCGCACACGCCGGGAGGCAGGCCGGTCGCCATCAAGGTGATCCGGCCCGAGTTCGCCGAAGACCCCGAGTTCCGGCGGCGGTTCCGCCAGGAAGTGCAGTCCGCGCAGCGGGTCCAGGGCCTCTACACCGCCCCGGTCATGGACAGCGACACCGACGGCCCCAACCCCTGGCTCGCCACCGCCTACGTACCGGGGCCCACCCTCTCCGCGGCGGTCGCCGAGCACGGCCCGCTCCCGGCCGGGACCATCCTGATGCTCGTCGCCGGCATCGCCGAGGCCCTCCAGGTCATCCACGGCGCGGGCATCGTCCACAGGGATCTCAAGCCCTCCAACGTACTGCTCGCCGCCGACGGCCCCCGGGTCATCGACTTCGGCATCGCCCGGGCCGCCGACGCCACCTCGCTCACCGCCAGCGGAGTCGCCGTCGGCACCCCCGCCTTCATGGCCCCCGAACAGGCCGCCGGCCGTGCGATCAGCGGGGCCACCGACATCTTCGCCCTCGGCCAGGTGGCCGCGTACGCCGCGCTCGGCGCGCCCGCGTACGGCGACGGGCCCTCGCACGGCGTGCTGTACCGGATCGTGCACGAGGAGCCGGACCTCTCCGGGATCCCCGCCGAACTGCGGCCGCTGATCACACGCTGCCTCGTAAAGGATCCGGCCGGGCGGGCCTCGCTCACCGAGATCCTCGACCTGTGCCGGACCGCCGCCGACCAGACCCAGCTGCGGCGGCCGGAGGACTGGCTGCCCGGAGGGGTCGCGGCGGGCATCTCGAACCGCCAGGAGGTCCCGGCCCCGGTCCCGACGACCTCGGTCCCGACCGCGCCGACGACACCCCCCGCCGCGGCGAACACCGCGCAGGCCGTGCCCCCTCCCGCCCCCACCCACGCCCCGCAGCAGCCGACGGTCCCCACGGCAGCGAACGGGTACCCGTCGTCCGGGGCCCACCCCACCGTCCACCCCACCAGCCCTCCCGGCCGGCCGGGGACCCCGCCCGGCCCGCACGGCTACGGCCCGCCCGGAGCCTTCGGGCCGCCGCAGGCCACGTACGCGCCGCGGCCCGCGGCAGCGCCCGTCCAGATGCCCGTCATCCAGATGCAGATGCCGCAGCCCCCGAAGCCACGCAACCGGACCGCGATCATCCTGGTCTCCGTCTTCGGCGGCCTCTTCCTCCTCCTGGCCGGCTGCGGCGCCATTCTCAACGCCATCGGAGACAGCACGACGTCCCGCGACAGCCTGGGCGGAGCCTCGCCCACGGGCTCGGCCACGGCCGGCGGACAACCGCGTCCCGACCCGCAGCCCATCGTGTCCAAGGACTTCAAGCTGACCAGCAACTACCATCTGAAGTTCGCCGATGACGTGCTGGAGCCGCACGACAGCACCAAGGACGACTTCTACTACTACTGCGCCTTCCAGGACTGCAGCTTCGGCGTCAGCACAGCCAAACTCGCCCGCCTGGACAGCGGGACCGAGGGCTCGCTCCAGGCCTGCCGTCAGGAGACCCGCTTCGCGAGCAAGATCCCCGTGGAGGCGCTCTCCAAGGGCGGCGCGATGTGCGTGAAGACCGAGGAGGGGACCATTGCCCTGGTCGTCTACAAGGGCAGTTCGGCGAAGAACGACCCGAGCAAGTACGTGACCCTCGACATCACGGTCTGGCGCGGCGCGGCCCGCAAGGACTGA